The genomic region TATTCCACTTGATAGTGCAACATATAAAGACATATGTATGCAATCCCATTTGATGTTATCTGTTATCCAtgggtttcttttttttaaatacaataagtTATCTGTTCAATTACAATAATGCAGTGATACATTTTAGACGGCTAAACAAATCTTTGTTATTGCAAGTGCACTTTTGGGCCATCACTGCTTATTTAATTAAAAGAATGTCTATTGCCAAAAAATAAGAATCCGTTTGCTAAAACATGTTACACAAAGGAATTTCAAACTTTATTGAGTACATCTTGGAAAATACTTCTGAACTGAAATGAAGTTTTAATTATCAATTACTTCACACGTGTACAATTTAACCACAACATTCAAAAGTTCAAGCCCATGGACGCCACGGCCCAAACAACCCACTAGCCCAAAGCGCGCACATGACGCCTCCGACGCCCATCCACCACGCCAATTTACGAAAAGTGCACaaagtgaagcattagttttgTTAACAGCAGCTGTTGTATTTGCAAGATTCGTGAGTGAGAGCCATTGATTTCTGATAAATTTTCACCAATAATCCATATAgttgatttattaaaaatatcattgagaGTGAGGCATACCTTGAAAAAAAAGAGCGTGTGCTAAATAATCTTAATGGTAAATCATTTTGATTTGTCTTCATAAACTCATTCATATGGGCTGGCTACGTGACCGCATTTGTTTTCAGAAAGTCACTTTATTGTTGAAAATACGTAGAGGTTACTATCTATAATATTGACAGAAAAGCATCCAGTGTTTGTTCTACTTTTTTATACATGATGGCATTTCATcatcaataaaaacacatttatcaaAGTGAACACTTGAGagattttgtatatatataactAGTCCGTGCATAATGTTTTACAGCATAAGCATTATATTGAACTTTTCACAATCGGACTAGAAAAAAAAAGTGATTTGCAGTGCTGTTTGTGACGTTTTACTATATAATTATGGTCCACCTTGCTAGTTTTATTTTATAACAGGTCCAATAATATCGTTTTTTATCGAGCATAAACAAAGTATTACATTGATTTATATAACGTCTTACACTCTAAAAATGACATTATACACTGTTCGTTACATGTATAAATAGCAGATGAGCATGTCCGTCTAAATTACaatatgtcaatataaaatgacaaaaaaggtgaACAAACTTATTGCTCCTTACGCAAATATAGCCTCAAAGGATAGTCTTAAACAAACACTTTCCCAATGGAAAGAAACACGCAAGATACTAATAAGCAAAATTGTACAACCAACGTTGAAAAAAAAGAactaatacatgtacttatactCAATTCATTGGTATGTTGAGCTACACATAAATGGTGAATAACTATGCagttaaacattttaaaagggGGATGAGTGAGGAATGAGTCCGCATTTAATATCTTGACAGCGAAAATTCCTGTGTAAAAACAAAATTCCACATTGACTATCATTTTAACGTTTCATTAACAGGAAACGTCTCAACAACGTCACTGGAGGAATGTTGTTTGTGCAAGACACAGCTACTATATCGCTAGAAATCACTGCATTGGCTATGAACAATTGGGAAGGCGACACGAAGTTTCAACGACCGGTTATACAACAATCACAAGCCCGGAGAACAAACACTGGATGCTTTTCTGTCAATATTATAGATAGTAACCTCTACGTATTTTCAACAATAAAGTGACTTTCTGAAAACAAAAGCGGTCACGTAGCCAGCCCATATGAATGAGtatatgaaaacaaatcaaaatgaTTTTCCATTAAGATTATTTAGCAcaagctcttttttttttaaaggtatgcCTAACtctcaatgatattttaaataaatcaagtaTATGGATTATTGGTGTAAATTTATCAGAAATCAATGGCTCTCACTCACGAATCTTGCAAATACCACAGCTGCTGTTAAcaaaactaatgcttcactttaCGTAAATTGGCGTGGTGGATGGGCGTCGAAGGCGTCCTGTGCGCGCTTTGGGAGAGTGGGTTGTTTGGGCCGTGGCGTCCATGGGCTTGAACTTTTGAATGTTGTGGTTAAATTGTACACGTGTGAAGTTGTTGATAATTAAAACTTCATTTCAGTTCAGAAGTATTTTCCAAGATGTACTCAATAAAGTTTGAAATTCCTTTGTGTAACATGTTTTAGCGAACGGATTCTTATTTTTTGGCAATAGACATTCTTTTAATTAAATAAGCAGTGGTGGCCCAAAAGTGCACATGCAATAACAAAGATTTGTTTAGCCGTCTAAAATGTATCACTGCATTATTGTAATTGAACAGATAacttattgtatttaaaaaaggaACCCATGGATAACAGATAACATCAAATGGGATTGCATACATATGTCTTTATATGTTGCACTTTCAAGTGGAATAATATAAATATCTTGTACCAAGTTTAACGGTTAAAACCATATTGTCTTACAAGTGGGAGATCCTGCACTTTCATCTTAAGTAAACATAAAAGATTGCACGAATAACTTTAAATTTACAACTGCATTAAAGAATACGTGACCAATATGTTTGCAGTATTCGCAATTACCGGGTACATAAAAACTAAAACTTAGAAAATGacaatgaaaattaaaacaattgCAGAATGCTTATGATTGTTCTAACTATTAAAATACGTCTGACATTTTTGGTTACTATGTATTAACCTCATCTATGTGACAATCGCACGAAAACATGTTTCTGTTCatttaaagggatattttcacggtttggtaaattgacaaaattgaaaaaagttgtttcagattcgcaaattttcgttttagttatgatatttgtgaacaaacagtattactgaacatttaccatagtccaatatagccattatatgtatctttttacgatttgaaaacctaaaaattataaagcgttgcaacgcgaaacgattgaataatttggagagttctgttgtcgtcgtttaaatttacgaaactacgaagattgcttatataaggtataaaattcTCATACTGTGtttacccggcggaatagccgagagggctaatgcgtttttactgcagacttactccaggactccggggattactggttcgagccctggtaccggctacttttttttcctttttttaaattttattcttgattttttactggagcttttaagatccaatgttaacatttatcaatataaagcatttaatgacaaacgtcaaaatataccaaaatctgtgaaaaggcccctttaaatggatTTGTGTCGGTTAtgacatatgttttgtttttatttcaaacttatgttgttatatatgtatatgtattttatcGACGATAAGCTCTATTTGCTTACGACAAAAAATATTCTGTTCTGAGCAAATAATCAGCATTAAAAACAACCGATAAATTGAAACGTGGACATTAAAATGTAAGGTAAACAACTGAATCAAATGTGCCGCTTTATGAGATGAAGAGTAGACTCCATGGTTTTTACACTGTGATCTTTTCCtttcaaccaactgaaaatgCTGCCACGTTTAATTGATGGTTCATCTccacacttattgttttttagaaaTGCTTTGAATTCATCAAAGATAGTGATGGATTATGAAAAGTCATTTTTGTTGTCAATCTGAAAGAATAAAAAaactatcttttaaaatcatataacttcttttagttttaatttcaatcatttcatataacatgttcggtgcttgtttcatgtcaaaattaaaatctaacaaaggtgaacatgatattattttacttacaaatttcaagcttacctgttttatacatatccaaaaaatcaaaataaatgttgtattggctATTAATATTTTGCACAACTGCTAATTACACTGGTCGATAACTCTCTGAAACATGTTGCAGCAGATTCACATTTGGCCAGATATAACATCTGGGTTCATTTATTATCGCCAAGCAGGATGTTGTCAGCCTGAGAGGGTagtgtgctttatgaccacagaacagttaacactaattaattctgctgataagccgatggctaaaatctagccgtcctgggagtaactTGGTAGGGGTGTGTTTGACAGTGGTCAAAATCGTCACAGGAACTACAGAGTGAGAGCCATTAATTCCTGAGAAAATTTCTCCATAAATTCAAATACTTGATTGATTAAAAATAGCATTGAGAGTGAGGCATACCCTTTTAAAAAAGAGCTTGAGCTAGATAATCATAATGGTaaatcattttgttttgtctATATATACTCATTCATATGGACTTGCTACGTGACCGCTTTTTTAGAAAGTCACTTTACTGTTGAACGTACGTAGAGATAACTATCTATGATCTTGACAAAAACCATCCAGTGTTTGTTCTCCAAATGTCGGGCGTGTGTTTGTTGTATAACCGGAAGTTGAAACTCCTTGTTGCCCTGCCCTATTGCTCACAGACAATGCCCTGAATACTAGCGATATTGTTGCTGTATTTTGCACAAACAACATTCCTCCAGTGACTTTGTTGAGTAGTTTCTTGTGAATGAAACTTTTAAAACGATTTCATTCGGGAATTGTGTTTTTACACAGGAATGTTTGCTGCCAAGAAAGTAAATGCGGACCCATTCTTTCACTCATAcccttaacaaaatgttttacGGCATAATTAATTCACCATTTATTTTACCATTCACCTGCAATTAAACACATGTAACGGTCAATATGTCTTTCCGCGTTTATCATGACGGGGGCATACAATGTGTGAACCTGTCACTCTTTTCCTCTCAAAATTACATCTTccttttacaatataaaatacgcgtcttgaattaaaatgtttatgtgagTTTTATATTTCTGTTATGTGTAGGTGCCATGGAAATATTTCATTTGTTCCACTAAGAGTTGAGTATGAACTATTCATTATTTTATCATACTTAAACATATGTTTGCAGATTTTAGCAGTTCTGTATATGAAAACTAGGTAAGTCTGTATTATTGCGTAAGTGAGCAATATGTACTATTCGGGTCCGATCGTTACAAATGATGTGGTAAGGTTTATTAATACTTTAAAGCAGCTTAAAATAGTTGTATTTGGGAAATACGACATGGTGTATGAGTTGATTCAACATCTTAAATTCTCATTCGCATGCACTTAATTTTTAAGAGCATAATATAATAACGACCACTTTTGCGAGCTAACAATTTAGTCGTATTAACAACTGGAATTTTGGAAAGATCCGTGTTTGTTCCACCCAGGAATCTAACTTAAAATGTTGTGTCCTAGCACTCatttttgaattatagctgcaatttccagctatttagtttttactgtaagttattcaattttggtgtggtcttatactgtgtgtgtggggggggggggaccgAAGTGCCCGGAGGAAACCTATCTGTCCGTTATGGTGACAACTAACCAAACGCACATGCATCGGAATTGGAGATTAAACCCGGGTCGAAGAGGTGATAAGCGCATGTACCAAACCACTGAGCTAACCGGACAGCCACTTTAAATGGTGTTATAATCAATTTTCATACAAATTAACGGTACttaatttttatacaatattgcTCATCTTAATTGTCATAATAAAATATGACGCCACTTATCAGTCAGTTTAAAACCTGTGCAAAAACCATTGaaaaattacattattacaacatttataagGAAGCATACGCGTTATTGATGATTCACTGAACGAAAAtagatattttataaatattcacTCAAAACTATACATTCAAAAGTTGAGATACCAGCACTTGTTTTCTCGCTTATTTTGCATCTACTTTGACGTTTGAGGACCCAAACGtgcatataaatgcaaaaaacatgtgttatatataattatcatgacAAACCTTATTGATGCATAAATCcctaaaatagtttttaaattacACATATTTCTAAACTTTACAGCCGCAGGCATCGCTGACGTTGCTTGAAGTGTTGAAATACCAGTGCGTGCTTTTTCGACTGTTTTCCATTTACTTTGACGTTATATGATTAGCACATTCTTACGAATGCAAAAACCTCTTGCGTCATTTTGGAAATTTAGACGAATCTTATTTGCTGCATTATTCCCTAAAAAGTGTCTAGAAAATACCCATTTCAGGATATAACAGCCGTCACAAACGCTGACGTTGCTTTATCTGTGGTTGTTTTTCTCCTGTCGCCACTGCCCAATTTACGTATTGTACAAGGATCGGTCGAACTTAAGTTTCAATAAAGGAGAAACGAAAACTGGGTTCTGATTGCCACGACGCATTCATAAAAATGCCATGAAATAACCAAATAAATGGCCTTACATAATTTTCTGTATTGAACATGAAAAGAACAACATACGCGTATATCAATATAACAGTAGAAAAAATTAAGACCTTATTTAAGGGATAGACTGCAACTCACATTcttcaaattatattataaagaaGTCTGAATTAAACGTCGCCTTGATATGAAAATGTATGCCCATCACGATCACTACTTGTTAACGCTAAACATGTTATTTTCCCTCGTTACAAATgctaataaaatatgttttattttgacttgAAGCAACATAAACTGCTCCGAAATCTTCAGTCCTTATTGATGTGGCCAATTTGGATAATTGACTTGTATGTTTAAAGACGTTTTTTTGTATATTCGTCTAATGTGTAAGAGTTGTCATGGTAATGGTGTTGGCATACATTCTCGATATAATTGTTGTCAGTTTTCGTTGGATTTATTGCCGCTGATTAAGTTGAAGTTTGTTAACTGTTGATGTTGTTACTGCTGAAGTTACAACAGCAGTTGATCTTATATTGATTTTAGTTGAAGTTGCTATTGTTCtatttaagttgttgtttttaaagaaatgtaaacagCAATAGCAGCAACATCTAGAAATTTTCATAGCAGGAGAAGGCGGAAAAATAACAATAGAAATAGTGTGATTAAAAGCAGTTGATGTAAACATATAGATAAACCAACCAACAATTGAACGTCTCAACGACGTCTCCGCATCGTATTAACCACTGACACGCCGTTATTAAACCACAAGCCCGCGTTTAACACCACCTCAATCAGTGAAGCAAGTGTATTGGTGCATCAATATTGCGTATTTTCCtcaatattgtttattaacaTGCATTTCGTGAATTGACACATTCTGTTTTAGGaccatatatataattaattggGTTTTAACAGGGAGTTAATAAATATCTATGAAACATCCGCAATGACAACGAAATCAGTTTCATCTGAAGGTATGCGCTTACGTCATTTCATAGGGAGGTTTTGTTTGCAGAATGTGGAAAGACCAGCCCAAAGGTGGGCTTCTGTGGGTATAAAAGCTGTCGGCGTTTGCCAATCTCGATCAATTGAGCTACCAATCTCAAACATACAAGACGGAATAGTAAACTGGGAATTAAGTAACGAAAAGAAAAAAAGCTGTTTATCATCCTGCCGATTTTAAGGAGAAAACGAACTGATTTCACGAACTGTAATTTAAGAATGTTGTATATCGCTGTACTTCTTATTGTTGCGGGACATATAAGCGCGGCACCCATCGCTGACCCGCAGTGTAACACGAGCGGTTACCAAATCATCCCGAAGGCGGACTGCAAGGGCTATTACCTTTGCGTGTTCGGGCGGCCAGTCGAGATGCCCCCGTGCCCCGCGCGTTCTAAATTCAGCGCGAGCGTTAACGTGTGTGTGCCGGAAGGCAGCGTATTTGACGACTGCATATCGAAAGGCGGCGTGCCGGTGACGGACGGGTTACCAATCATCCCTGACGCTGGTGAGTAATTTCCGgttgttgtgttttattgttcCGAGCTTGTTTTGTTGATACAAATTAAAGTGTTTACAATCAACACATGAATTGTCTACTCTGgaatttcgaaaaataaactttcaaaaataaaataaacttgaatAAACATGTAAATTCATTTCCACTAATATATTCATGTGACAAATATATGTTAAAACTTCccaattatgttataaatatttcaaattaccAGGTCCACTATCTATTGAGGAGCGTTGCAACATGTTTGGCGGCATAATCGCCCATCCCACGGAATGCCAGGCATACTATAACTGCAGTATGCGCTACCAGAATGTACCTCGCGTTCTGGAACAACACATGGTCGAGTGTTCGTACCCCGAACTCTTTAACGCGGAGACTAAGAAGTGTGAACATTTTGAAAACGTGAAATGTGGATCTAGACGAGAATTTAAATATGCTTGTAAGTATACGTGACAACTAAGTTCTGTGAATTTCACATTTTCTGCACACATAAATGATCGTTCTATCGTTGTATTATTGATTTATATGCagtttttcataagaaatataattaaaattacgTTTCTCATTCGCGTTTTGCTTGCAACTTAGGCAACTACAGAAGGAACAGCTGCCCAGTAGCCCACTGTATTCCTTGCAGTGTCTGGTCCGGCAACTGTGAGGGGAAACCCGACGGCATTGCACCGCACGAGACGAAACTGTGGAGTCCATACTATGTGGTCTGCTACAAAGAACGCGCCGTTGAGCACAACACGTGCAATGCTGACGAGAGCGGACGGGGGCAGTTATTCCATCCAGACTTGAACCAATGTGTTCCTCTGGACATGATCCCGCGAGATCACGGAGGAATGATGCCCGAGTGCGGGACCAAGTTAGACGGCCTCTACCCGGATGTGTTCGGTCGGTGTGACCGATATGTCCACTGCAAAGGCGGCAAGTACACGGGCACTGTCAAGTGCGCGGTCGGCGAGGTGTTTGACTTCACTCGTGCCGCTTGCATTCCGGAACATCAAGCCTGTGGGCCATGCGGCAAACACAAAAACtggtaaatttgtattttttgtatcaCATGTATCACCATCCAAAAGTCTTAATACCACCAGtaatcaccatcattatcatcattatcattatcatcatcatcatcatcatcatcatcatcatcatcatcatcatcatcatcatcatcatcacatcatcatcatcatcatcatcatcatcatcatcatcatcatcatcatcatcatcatcatcatcatcatcatcatcataatcatcatcatcatcatcatcatcattatcatcatcatcatgtcaCCGTCGACTTCTTTGTCATCACCATAACCATCGTCATCAagatgtcatcatcatcatcatcaacaacaacaacaacaacataatcatcatcatcatcataatcatcatcatcatcatcatcatcatcatcatcatcatcaccatcatcatcatcatcatcatcatcatcaatcatcatcatcatcatcatcatcatcatcatcatcatcatcatcatcatcatcatcatcatcatcatcatcatcatcatcatcattatcattatcatcatcatcatcataatcatcatcatcatcattatcatcatcatcatgtcaCCGTCTACTTCTTTGTCATCACCATTACCATCGTCATCAagatgtcatcatcatcatcatcatcatcatcaacaacaacaacaacaacataatcatcatcatcataatcatcatcatcatcatcatcacatcatcatcatcatcatcatcatcatcatcatcatcatcatcatcatcatcatcatcatcatcatcatcatcatcatcatcatcatcatcatcatcatcatcatcattatcaccatcatcatcatcatcatcatcatcaatcatcatcatcatcatcatcatcatcatcatcatcatcatcatcatcatcatcatcatcatcaatcatcatcatcatcatcatcatcatcatcatcatcatcatcatcatcatcatcatcatcatcatcatgtaatCGTCGTCTTCGTCATCATTATGTAATCATCAACACGATGTCATATACCCCGCCATCACCGTCTCTTCACTTTTCATATTACGATAATATGTACATACTTATCTGCAcgaatttaaaagtatttgtcaACATATCAtaaatcatcatcaacagcagtaaattttgaaaatgttaacattaagATGAACATAAGTGACAATAAAGCGCGCACGATGATTGAATGAAgtatgaagaaaaaaacacagaGATTTTAAAATTGAGATGTAAGCAATGTGTTTTCTATAAATGCACGCACACTTTTAACCGATGTTATTTCATTAAATGACGTTCGTCATAAGTTCATCTTCTCACTAAAAATAAATACACGCCTAATTTTATAAGTGCGCcataaaaaatgcaaacaatatttgTGTTGAATGGTACCCAATCAAAACTTTCGTTTTCATGAGTGACGTTTTGCTTTCAGctaagagagagagagaatcaATGTTGGGTATCGAGTGCGAACTTTTCCAGCGGTGTATGCCATAGCAGTATCATTTTTAAAACAACTGATTGAGTATACATGATTTTATGTTCTTGCTAAGTTGAATTATGTTTGGTGGAATATGACTTCGTGGATTCTGAAAGATCTGGGACGAATTCTTCACTTTTTTGTCCTGCATGGACTCGGAAACACATCTGtgataataatgttatatttgcaatcttttttatatttatattttatcgcATTTTcttttctgacatttattatgCGTTATGCAACATAATTCATGACATGTTTGTTCGTCTTGTGCTGGGTAGTATGACTTTATAGATTTGTTGTGCAAGTCCACTTATTGATATTGTTGTGTTTGCAATATTAATATTCACAATTATATATGCTTTCCATTTCTTGTATATCATACTTTATCATTTTTTACTTCATATTTACAACACAAACAATTACTTCAGaatctattgaaacaaatgtatttagTAAACGTATCCACGTCAACGAAACAACTTCTTTTTTATTGTAGctacatatttttgcaaaactaATGATACTATAATTCTATTACATAGACGTTTTATTAATTGACGCAAATGTGTGTTAAAAAATAAAGCTTGTTTTTGCGTATATTTCTAAACATTTGAAATCCTGTTAAATGTGACGTTGATTGAACGGGCCTTGACGCTGAGTGTGTGTAAACCACAACGTTATAATTACGTGATACTTTGCATAATTAAAAGTTGATATTGTTCATTATAGCGTTCATCGTGAGTTGCTTGTTGTTGAAATCCATGTTAATTAAGATAATACCATGGTATCAGATTGATTGCATCATTTTTACACCGGGagacttgtttttttgtttacaattgaattgggcgatatatatatatatttatttattttatgtcccTGTAATAAAAAGTACCAAGCGAATAAAAAACATTTGACGTGTTCAATAAATCCATCAAAAGAAAAACCTCACACTTACTATGTATTTCAACGGAATAAAATAGTTTGCAGGAAGTTCGTAAAATGTCCTACAATAAATATCTCTACTAATTCTATTATTCTACAATATCTACAAAATCAGCCATAGCTTCGGGCAGGAAAAtttgaagaaagcaatttttGAGACCGGTCCCTTTAAATGGCGGCATTTTTTTCAGAGACTAAATATAAATTGACGAAATTTTGTAAATGTTAGCCTAAAGAACATTAtgtgaaattaattttaaatttagtCGGAAATTTTAgactatataattaaaaaaaaaagtttcgcagtatagcaattttaagaaaaatgttaaaatcCATGGACttgttaaaataatacaattaaattacaATCAAACAATCATGGTTATATTGAGAAATGTGAAAGAGGCGATTTTAGActatataattttcaaaactaatataacaattttaagaAAACTGTTAGAATTTGTGGAGTTGttaaaataatacaatgaaataaaaaacaattgtgGGAATATTAAGACATGTGAAAGAGGCTCACTCAATTACTAACATTTTTGTGAAATACTTTGATTTTAGTCTCAGTTGTGTCAAACACGAATATTACTTCATTTTTTACAGCTTTTGGTGGTCATAGTAACAGTAttcaaatgatttaaatgattttttttaattttaaattcagtAAAAGACATCAAATGGACATCGCTAGTAAGGTTTGGAAAACTAGACAGTCCGCATAGGCTGATATGGGACAACGCTTTTCTGCCCATgcaagcgcaaagtgtcgtctctgtttagcctgtgctgactgcacaatataatcaaggatgacaatttacgaacatgttttaagcccagttttcatagaacACACATCTTTTTATGTATCTAATATATAATAAATGGGCGATTTTTCAGAGCTGTCTCAAGCGTTAAGGCTGGTTATCGAACGATAGTTGCCGATATAATGCTTACACAATCATTAGttttataatatgcatataacCAATCTAATCGCTTGACACACCTCTAAAAAAATGACCGCAAGactataatcaaagtactgacagttctggtgtgacgatgcttttgaagaggatggatataaaatcatcaatttaagtttatttacatcaccacaattgtgtatgtgggtacgaaatgttgggtacgaaaaaaatttgggtacggaaattttgggaacgaaaaaattatgcccaaacaagtttgagtacgaaaaaaattcgggcacgaacaaaaatttgggtacaaactaaaattgggtacgaaaaaaatttgggtaggaaaataaatttgggtacaaataaaaatatgggtacgaaaaaaatgagtTCGACaaaaaattgggtgcgaaaagttgtgggtacgaaaaaaaaattggggggtacggggaagtagtacccatgGGGAACATGACCCATTCTGCGAAACTGGGAGGTGGGTTAaatctcgatcaaatctaaaaataactacatttggggttttctcagcgtcacagcgtttgcagtgccacctggcagtttcgtgtttggttcctgtcccgaacctctcgataaatttgaaagaggacgggaaccaagctgcctttgcCTTTATCAATGacaatcagcgaggtatgccgactGAGAAAATTTAGCTGACTCAATCGGAccggctcggtcttttacataggtcgctattgtgaagaattttttcatggtatgctTACTTAGACGAGcagcttcgctgaagcagcatcgtcaaaaatgaccatatttAACACGCACCATCAAGTTTGACTAAATTTTTGATAAACATAAAATCGTACCCATGTTCGATTATAAGCCTTATCGACTGAATGCTGGATATTTGAAGATGTGTCTTCGTTAGTTTTTGTACCCGGTATATGAGAATAATGCATACAGCTCGATAACGTATTCTTAAATTCAGTTGTAAATTTATAGTTATTCGTGTAATCGTTTATAATCGTTAATTACCTTCTAAAAAGGGCAATTCATCAACTTCGTGTAACATTGGTCTTAAAATAGGTGATGGAATCTGTTTTGATAAATTCAAGGTGTCTGacaaaaaataatat from Dreissena polymorpha isolate Duluth1 chromosome 5, UMN_Dpol_1.0, whole genome shotgun sequence harbors:
- the LOC127831159 gene encoding uncharacterized protein LOC127831159, with product MPPCPARSKFSASVNVCVPEGSVFDDCISKGGVPVTDGLPIIPDAGPLSIEERCNMFGGIIAHPTECQAYYNCSMRYQNVPRVLEQHMVECSYPELFNAETKKCEHFENVKCGSRREFKYACNYRRNSCPVAHCIPCSVWSGNCEGKPDGIAPHETKLWSPYYVVCYKERAVEHNTCNADESGRGQLFHPDLNQCVPLDMIPRDHGGMMPECGTKLDGLYPDVFGRCDRYVHCKGGKYTGTVKCAVGEVFDFTRAACMPEHQACGPCGKHENC